AGAGTCCCGGTAGGATTGCGGATAACGTATATTTACTGGATATCGCTCTAATCCTTCAACTGTCTGAGTTATACTCATTCCGCCAATGGCCGTACTGATCACCTCTTGAACGTCTTTAATATTTAGTCCAAATCGTGCACTCCTATTACGGTCAATATGCAGGTTAATATAGCGACCCCCTGCAACACGTTCGGCGTAGACTGAGGTAGTTCCAGGAACTGTTGATAAAATCGCCTCCAATTGCGTGCCAATTTTTTGAATTTTTTTGAGCGAGGGCCCAGAAATTTTAATTCCCACAGGCGTTTTAATCCCAGTTGCCAGCATATCTATCCGGGTTTTAATGGGCATGACCCAGGCGTTGGTCACGCCTGGAAGTTTTACCTGCTTGTCTAATTCAGCGCGCAACTTTTCAGGTGTCATGCCTGGACGCCATTGATTTCGAGGTTTAAATTGAATCACCGTTTCAATCATTGTCAGGGGTGCTGGATCCGTTGCTGTTTCAGCACGGCCAATTTTGCCAAAAACGCTTTTTACCTCCGGAAATGCCATGATTAATTTATCTGTTTGTTGCAAAAGTTGTCTGGCCTTGCCAATGGATAGACCAGGTAACGTTGTTGGCATATACATCCAATCTCCTTCATCGAGATCTGGCATGAATTCTGAGCCAATGCGGGATAAAGGCCAAATGCTAATGAGGCAAATGACAATTGCCGCCATAATGATGGTTTTAGGTGCTTTTAAGACAATGTGAATAAAGGGCCGGTAAGCACTGATCAACCAACGATTAAGGGGATTTTTGTGTTCGGGAGTGATTTTACCGCGAATAAAGTATCCCATCAAAACCGGGACAAGAGTGATGGAAAGCCCTGCTGCAACAGCCATTGCATAGGTTTTGGTAAAGGCAAGTGGGGCAAATAAGCGACCTTCTTGAGCTTGAAGAGCAAAGACAGGCAGGAAACTAAAGGTAATAATAAGCAGGGAGAAAAACAGGGGCGGGCCGACTTCACAGGCCGCTTGTTGAATAACTTGCCAACGATTTTCATCCTCGAGCTCAACCCCTTCCATATGTTTGTGCATGTTTTCGATCATGACGATGGCCGCATCTACCATGGCACCAATTGCAACTGCAATCCCTCCCAGCGACATAATATTGGCATTAATTCCTTGAAGATACATAATGATAAATGCGCCTAGCACTCCAACAGGTAGGCTGACGATAATGACCAGGGAAGAACGAAAGTGAAACAAAAACAGTAAACATATTAAGGTCACAACGATAAATTCTTCGATAAGCGTGGACTTAAGGGTGCCAATGGCACGTTCGATTAAACTTGATCGATCATAGGCTTCAACAACTTCGACGCCTTTAGGCAAACTTTTTTTCAGCTGGGTCAGCTTGGCTTTCACTGCATCTATTGTTTCCAAGGCATTACCTCCTTGGCGCATGACGATAACACCACCTACAACTTCTCCCCGACCATTGAGCTCAGCAATTCCTCGTCGCATTTGCGGGCCAAGGTTGATTCTAGCAACATCAGAAAGGAGGACAGGAATCCCATTTTTGTGTGCGCCCAAAGGAATGGCTTCCAGATCCTTGATGTTTTGTAAATATCCATTGGTACGAACCATATACTCAGCTTCGCCCATTTCCAAAACAGATCCGCCGACTTCTTGATTGGCGCGTTGAATAGCCAGCTTTATCTGAGATAGAGAGAATCCGTAGGCCCGCATTCGATTTGGCTCGAGAGTGACTTGGTATTGCCGTACCATCCCTCCTACTGTGGCAACTTCAGAAACTCCTGGGACGGTTTGCAATTCATATTTAAGAAACCAATCCTGAATACTTCTTAATTGAGAGAGATCATGTTGGCCTGTTTCATCCACCAAG
This sequence is a window from Pseudomonadota bacterium. Protein-coding genes within it:
- a CDS encoding efflux RND transporter permease subunit, with protein sequence MLNRIIGWSINNRVLVLVATFLLVAMGIYALRNTPVDAIPDLSDVQVIIKTPFPGQAPQVVEDQVTYPLATVMLAVPQAVTVRAYSFFGDSYVYVIFKDGTDPYWARTRVLEYLNQVSSKLPAGARPELGPDATGVGWVYEYALVDETGQHDLSQLRSIQDWFLKYELQTVPGVSEVATVGGMVRQYQVTLEPNRMRAYGFSLSQIKLAIQRANQEVGGSVLEMGEAEYMVRTNGYLQNIKDLEAIPLGAHKNGIPVLLSDVARINLGPQMRRGIAELNGRGEVVGGVIVMRQGGNALETIDAVKAKLTQLKKSLPKGVEVVEAYDRSSLIERAIGTLKSTLIEEFIVVTLICLLFLFHFRSSLVIIVSLPVGVLGAFIIMYLQGINANIMSLGGIAVAIGAMVDAAIVMIENMHKHMEGVELEDENRWQVIQQAACEVGPPLFFSLLIITFSFLPVFALQAQEGRLFAPLAFTKTYAMAVAAGLSITLVPVLMGYFIRGKITPEHKNPLNRWLISAYRPFIHIVLKAPKTIIMAAIVICLISIWPLSRIGSEFMPDLDEGDWMYMPTTLPGLSIGKARQLLQQTDKLIMAFPEVKSVFGKIGRAETATDPAPLTMIETVIQFKPRNQWRPGMTPEKLRAELDKQVKLPGVTNAWVMPIKTRIDMLATGIKTPVGIKISGPSLKKIQKIGTQLEAILSTVPGTTSVYAERVAGGRYINLHIDRNRSARFGLNIKDVQEVISTAIGGMSITQTVEGLERYPVNIRYPQSYRDSVAQLKTLPIVTPAGAHITLADVADISIQDGPPGIKSENARLTGWVLVDIKDRDLGSYMSEARQAVDQKLKLPAGYSLSWSGQYEYMQRAKESLSRIIPLTLVIIFFLLYLCFMRFSEVFIILGSLPLALVGGLWLLYILNYNLSIAVGVGFIALAGVAVEIGVIMFIYLNQALLQRQKERAATKHPLTKADVEEAVISGVLLRLRPIIMTVSAIIGGLLPIMFGTGTGSEVMRRIAAPMVGGMLSATLLALVVIPAVFLVWKTAELKRK